The Streptomyces sp. A2-16 sequence GTGACCGCCGTCGTGCTCAACCTCACGGTCACCGGCACCACCGGCGCGGGTTCGTTGATCGCCTGGGCCGATGGCACCAGCAGGCCGTCGACCAGCAACCTCAACTGGACCGGCGCGAGCCAGACCATCGCCGCATCGGCGACCGTGAAGGTGGCCGACGACGGCGTCGTGGACCTCTACACGAGCAGTACGACCCACCTGATCGCCGACGTCCAGGGCTACTACACCAGCGGCACCTCCGGCTCCAAGTACACGCCGCTGACCCCGGCCCGCCTGCTGGACACCCGCTCCAAGGTCGGCATCTCCACCACCACCAAGATCTCCAACGCGGTGATCAGCCTCAAGGTCCGCGGCCATGGAGGCGTGCCGACCGGTGCCACCGCCGCGGTGCTCAACCTGACGGCCACCCAGACCGTCGGCGGGGGCTACCTGGAGGCCTACCCCGAGGGCGCCACCCGCCCGACCGCGTCCAACGTCAATTGGTCGGCCACCGGGACCACCATCCCCAACCTGGTGGTCGTGCCGATCGGCAGCGACGGAAACGTCAGCATCTACGTACACGGCACCAGCCACGTCATCGCCGACGTCTCCGGCTACTTCTCCACCAGCGGCTCGACCTTCGACACGGTCACCCCGCTGCGGCTGCTGGACACACGTCAGACAACGGCGCTGGGCGCCGGCAAGACGCTGGCCCTGCAGGTCTCGGGGCGGGACGCCATCCCGTCCACCGGCGCCAAGGCCGTCGTGCTGACCGTCACCGTCACCGGCACCACCGGCAGTGGCTACCTCACCGCCTGGGCCGACGGCGGCAGCCGTCCGACGGCCTCCAACCTGAACTGGGCGCAGGGCAGGACCATCGCCAACCAGGTGATCGTGCCAGTCGGCTCCGACGGCAAGGTGGACTTCTACGCGAGCAGCACCACCCACGTGATCGCGGACGTGGCCGGCTACATCAGCTGACGCGCACCCGAAGGCGGCTCTGCCGCAAAGGCCAGGTCACACGATGGGTGACCTGGCCTTTTTTTGACGTGAGGCCTCGGCGTGAGGCCTTGGCGGGAGGCCTTGGGGTGAGGCCCCTGTCTCAGGCCTCCCCCGTGAACTCCCACTCCCCGTGCGCCACCCGGTACAGCACGAAGCCGGGTTCGGTCCGCAGGTGTCGCGCACCCGTCGGAGCAGTGACCCGGGACCTGTCGGTGCCCGGTACGTGGACGTCCGCCGTCGCGCCCACCGGGACCCGTACCGACAGGCGCAGACGGTCGTCGACGCGGGTCCAGGACACCGCGGCGGGCCCGCGGACCGTGCGGATCGAGGTGCGGGCCCAGTTCACTCCCGTACGGGCGTCGGGGCGGACCGTGAAGGTGCGGTAGCCGGCGTCACCGGGGCGCAGGCCGGCGACGTTCTCGTAGAGCCACTGCGCCACCGTGCCCTGGAAGTAGTGGTCGCGGGAGCGGGAGTCCAGGGGCCACATCTCCCACATGGTGTCCGCGCCGTTCTCGTGCCAGTACCCCCAGCTCGGGTAGGTCCGCTGCGTGGCGATCGCGTGGGCCACGTCCGGGCGGCCCTGCGCGCACAGCACCCGCAGCAGCACGCTGGTGCCGAGGGCCCCGGTGTTGAGGTGGTTGCCGCGCTGCTCGATGTCCTTCACCAGGCTGTCGAGGACGGAGGCGCGGGCGCCGGCGGGCACGAGTCCGAAGGCGAGGGGGATCGCGTTGGACGTCTGCCGGTAGTCCGGGTCCTTTGACGTGCGGTAGTGGCCCTCGGGGGCGAGGAAGGCCGCGTTGAAGGCGGTCCGGAGGCCGTCCGCGGCCTGTCGGTAGCGGGCGGACGTGGGTCCCTCGCCCAGCAGGTCGCCCAGCTCGGCGGTGTGCAGCAGGGCGCGGTGCAGGTACGCCGTCGCGGTCAGCCGGGTGTCCTCGGGCGGGTTGCCGCCGTAACCGGGAGGCAGGTAGTCGCCGAGCGCGGTGATCGCGAGTCCGTCCCTCAGCCGGGACAGCTCCCAGTCCAGGTAGCGCACCAGCGGGGCCCAGTGGTCGCGGGCGGCGCGCTCGTCGCCGTAGACCCGGAACATCTCGCGCGCCACGAAGGGGTAGACCGTGGTCCACTCGGGGGAGGGCCCGAGATCGCCGTAGCCCCAGCCGCCGCTCGGCACGATCACCGGGAGCTGGCCCGCGCCGGTCTGGCTGTCGGCCAGGTCGCCGAGCCACTTGGACAGGAAGCGGTGCACTCCGAAGGCGTACGTCATGACGGGCGCCCCGAGTTGGGCGTCGCCGGTCCAGCCGTTCTTCTCGTACATCGGTGTGTCGGTCGGGATGCCGTGCAGGTTGTTCAGGACCGTGCGGCGCATGGCCCCGTCCAGCCACTCGTAGAACGGCTCGGAGCAGGCGAAGGAGCTCACCTCCTCGACCCGGGTGTGCACCACGCGGCCGAGCACCTGGTCGAGGGTGGGGCGGGCGGGCAGTCCGCTGATCTGCACGTAGCGGAAGCCCTTGTAGGAGAACGACGGCTCCCAGACCTCCTCGCGGCCGCCCGCGCAGATGTACTCGTCCGTCTGGAAGCGGCCGGGGACGTGGTCGGTCTGGGCGTGCACACTGCCGTCGGACCGCAGTTTCTCGCCGTGGGTCAGGCGTACGACGGTGCCCTCGGCGGCGCCCCGGACGGTCAGGCGCGTCCAGCCCGCCATCGTGCGGCCCATGTCGACGAGGTGGACACCGGGGACGAGTTCGCTGATCGCGCTGGGGCGTACCGTCTCCACGATCTCGATCGGGTCGTGCGGCTGGGCGCGCAGCTTTCCCCGGGGCGCCGGTTGCACGCCCGGCACGCGCCAGCCGGTGTCGTCGAAACCCGGGCTGCTCCATCCCGCCGGGGCCAGGCGGGCGTCGTAGGTCTCGCCGGCATAGAGGGAGTCGGAGCGGGTCGGGCCCTCGGTCAGCCGCCAGTCGCCGTCCGAGACGACGGTCGTGCGGGAGCCGTCCGGGTGGTCGATCTCGAGCTGGGCGAGGAGGCGGGGTTCGCCGTGCCAGGGCGGGTTGTGCCAGTTCCAGACGTTGGGGGTGGTCATGCCGAAGAAGCCGCGGCCGAGGGTGACGCCCAGGGCGTTCTCGCCCCGCTTCAGCAGCCCGGTCACGTCGTGGACGGCGTACAGCACGGTCTCGTCGTAGTCGGTGAAGCCCGGGTCGAGGACCTGGTGTCCGACGCGGCGGCCGTTGATCTCCGCCTCGTAGTAGGCGAGTCCGCTGATGTACAGCCGGGCCCGGGTGATCTTCCGGGGCACGGTGAAGGAGCGGCGGAGCAGGGGCGCGGGCTGCTCCGGCACCGCGACGGTCACGCCGGAGCCCCAGGGACCTTGTCCGTAGGGCGCGAGGACGACGGCCTGTGCCCAGCCGGAGTCGTCGAAGTCCGGTCGCTGCCAGCCCTGTTGCTCGGCTTCGGCGCTGCGCCAACCGGGCCCGGTGACCAGGTGGAGGGGCGGCCCGGAGGCCGTGTCGACGATCAGACGCACCAGCAGGCCGCCCGGATTGACGGACGCGCCGCCGCGGTTGGTGGCGAGGGCGGCCACGACGACCTCCGCACCGGCGGCCCGCACCCGCGCGGTGACGTCCGCCGTCCGGCCGGTGCGCCAGCCGTCCGTCTGCTGCGGGGCGCCGAGCACCTGCTCGCCGTCGACGTACAGCGTGAAGTCGTCGTCGGCGGTGGCGACCACGGTGGCCCGGCGTACGTCCGTGCCCGCGGGCAGTGCCAGCCGTGCCCTGAACCAGCGTGGTCCCTCCGGGGCGTCGGAGGTGGTGGCGCCCGGTGACCAGATCCACGACGCCCCCTCGAAGGAGGGGGGTTGCTCCGGGGCGTCGGCGCCGATCCACCGGGCCTTCCAGTCGGTGGGCGACAACGTTGTCTCCCACCAGCGGGGTTCGCTCCAGCGCGACGCGCGTCCCGCCGCGTCCCACACCTGGACCCGCCAGTGGTAGCGGGTGCGGGGGAGCGGCGCGGGGCCGTCGTAGACGATGCCGACGGTCCGGTCCGAGGTGACCTTTCCGGAGTCCCAGACCGGCGGACCTCCCCAGCGGTCTCTGGTCACCCGTATCCGGTACGCCGTCTGCCGGGCACCGCGCCCGGGTGCCGCCAACTCCCAGGAGAGCCGGGGCCGTTCGGCGTCCGTGCCGAGCAGCGTGTCGGCGTACTCCACGCTGGTCCTCACGACCTCGAGCCCGCCGCCCCGCGGTGTGCGCGCCGCCCTGCCCGCCGTCGGTGCGCCGGTGGCCGCCGCGGCCGTCGTGCCGCCGGCGGCCGCGACGATGCCTGTGCCCGCCGTCGCGGCGGTGCCTCGCAGGAAGTTCCTGCGGTTCCATCTCTCACCCATGAACGCGTCCCTCGCTCGCCATTGAAACGATTCAGTCCGCTGTCTCGGGCGCGATCCTACGGAGCCCCGGGAACGCACTACAAGGGATGTGACGGGATCTCAGGAACGAGCCTCGTCCACGGTCTCGCCCGGCGCCTGGCCGGAACCGTCCCCCAGCTCCTCCTCGATCCGCTGGACGAGGGGGTGCTCCGAGAGGTGCACCCGCAGGTGGATGGGGGCGGGGGCTGGGGGAGCGGTGTGCGGAGCCTGATCCTCGATCCGGAGTTCTTCGGCTGATGGGGACAGCGGGGGCGCAGGCACGTGGAGCGGTGGTTCAACCTCACCTCCACGCCTACGTCGACAAGATGTCCGCGCAGTACTCGGCCTTCGTGGGGGACAGGGTTGCGGGGCTGCGGCGGATCGGTCTGGCTTCGTGAGGCGGTGACGGCTGTGGTGCGGTGGTTGGTTGCTGGTTACCGGTTACCGCCAATAATCGCCCGCCGGCTTTGGCGGTCCGCTGCCCTGCGCCGCCGGATGCGTCCCGGCTAGCGTCCGGACATGAGGCGACGCAAGCGCATCGGAACGACCCGTGCCAT is a genomic window containing:
- a CDS encoding family 78 glycoside hydrolase catalytic domain gives rise to the protein MGERWNRRNFLRGTAATAGTGIVAAAGGTTAAAATGAPTAGRAARTPRGGGLEVVRTSVEYADTLLGTDAERPRLSWELAAPGRGARQTAYRIRVTRDRWGGPPVWDSGKVTSDRTVGIVYDGPAPLPRTRYHWRVQVWDAAGRASRWSEPRWWETTLSPTDWKARWIGADAPEQPPSFEGASWIWSPGATTSDAPEGPRWFRARLALPAGTDVRRATVVATADDDFTLYVDGEQVLGAPQQTDGWRTGRTADVTARVRAAGAEVVVAALATNRGGASVNPGGLLVRLIVDTASGPPLHLVTGPGWRSAEAEQQGWQRPDFDDSGWAQAVVLAPYGQGPWGSGVTVAVPEQPAPLLRRSFTVPRKITRARLYISGLAYYEAEINGRRVGHQVLDPGFTDYDETVLYAVHDVTGLLKRGENALGVTLGRGFFGMTTPNVWNWHNPPWHGEPRLLAQLEIDHPDGSRTTVVSDGDWRLTEGPTRSDSLYAGETYDARLAPAGWSSPGFDDTGWRVPGVQPAPRGKLRAQPHDPIEIVETVRPSAISELVPGVHLVDMGRTMAGWTRLTVRGAAEGTVVRLTHGEKLRSDGSVHAQTDHVPGRFQTDEYICAGGREEVWEPSFSYKGFRYVQISGLPARPTLDQVLGRVVHTRVEEVSSFACSEPFYEWLDGAMRRTVLNNLHGIPTDTPMYEKNGWTGDAQLGAPVMTYAFGVHRFLSKWLGDLADSQTGAGQLPVIVPSGGWGYGDLGPSPEWTTVYPFVAREMFRVYGDERAARDHWAPLVRYLDWELSRLRDGLAITALGDYLPPGYGGNPPEDTRLTATAYLHRALLHTAELGDLLGEGPTSARYRQAADGLRTAFNAAFLAPEGHYRTSKDPDYRQTSNAIPLAFGLVPAGARASVLDSLVKDIEQRGNHLNTGALGTSVLLRVLCAQGRPDVAHAIATQRTYPSWGYWHENGADTMWEMWPLDSRSRDHYFQGTVAQWLYENVAGLRPGDAGYRTFTVRPDARTGVNWARTSIRTVRGPAAVSWTRVDDRLRLSVRVPVGATADVHVPGTDRSRVTAPTGARHLRTEPGFVLYRVAHGEWEFTGEA